A region from the Brassica napus cultivar Da-Ae unplaced genomic scaffold, Da-Ae ScsIHWf_289;HRSCAF=475, whole genome shotgun sequence genome encodes:
- the LOC125602558 gene encoding uncharacterized protein LOC125602558: MRHHLIEGLKDQYMTIENPLDLWNALRHRYDHQKMVLLPKARHDWMHLRFMDFKSVDEYNSALFKIVSILRLCGEEVSDVMMLEKTYTTFNQSNSVLQQQYRTKGFATYTDLISCLLLAEANNELLMKNSGARPAGTAPLPEAHDIEKKDPKEIYYAQDNRKPYGHSRGGYRGRRRDNHNGRDSYSTGRRGNHNNRGRGSNYGRGRGSYGRGRGGISKPSYTSKSLCHRCGMDNHWAKNCRTPKH, translated from the coding sequence atgcgccatcatctcattgaaggtcttaaagatcagtacatgacgATTGAGAATCCATTGGACCTTTGGAATGCTTTAAGGcacagatatgatcaccaaaagatggtgttgcttccaaaggcaagGCACGATTGGATGCATCTCAGATTCATGGActtcaagtccgtggatgagtacAACTCGGCCTTGTTCAAAATCGTCTCAATACTAAGACTGTGTGGTGAAGAAGTATCTGATGTTatgatgcttgaaaagacctaTACGACTTTCAATCAGTCGAATTCTGTACTGCAGCAGCAGTATAGAACAAAAGGTTTTgccacatacactgatctgatctcctGTCTACTCTTGGCCGAGGCAAATAATGAGCTTCTCATGAAGAACAGTGGAGCTAGACCGGCCGGGACAGCACCATTACCCGAAGCCCATGACattgaaaagaaagatcccaagGAAATCTACTATGCCCAAGACAACAGGAAACCATACGGTCATAGCCGTGGTGGGTACAGGGGGCGTAGACGTGACAACCATAATGGTCGAGATAGCTACTCAACCGGCCGTAggggaaaccacaataaccgtggtcgtggttccaattacggtCGGGGCCGAGGGAGTTATGGCCGTGGACGAGGTGGtatatccaaaccatcttacacgtccaaGTCCTTATGTCACAGATGCGGGATGGACAatcattgggccaagaactgcAGAACTCCAAAGCACTT